The Cohnella abietis genome has a segment encoding these proteins:
- the acsA gene encoding acetate--CoA ligase, with product MSAFQWEGDVIVTFQSDEKLEVTATVSNMQSYEDAVESFKWADVENQFSWATTGKVNMAYEAIDRHVVDGRGDKIALHYSDNSREESYTFAELSRQSNKFANILRGLGVNKGDRVFIFMPRTPELYFALFGALKVGAVVGPLFEAFMETAVRDRLLDSGAVAIVTTPSLLPRVPRAELPDLKQVIVYGDNIEAGNGIVDYRSAMVDASEEAELTFLDREDGLILHYTSGSTGKPKGVFHVQNAMLQHYHTGRVVLDLREDDIYWCTADPGWVTGTSYGIFAPWLNGVTNVVRGGRFSPQDWYSTIQKYKVTVWYSAPTAFRMLMGAGDDVVKSFDLSSLRHVLSVGEPLNPEVVRWGNKIYGQRIHDTWWMTETGGQLICNYPSMEIKPGSMGRPIPGVQAAIIDDQGNELPPFRMGNLAIKTPWPSMMRTIWNNPTKYAEYFHIPGWYVSGDSAYQDEEGYFWFQGRIDDVINTSGERVGPFEVESKLVEHPAVAEAGVIGKPDPLRGEIIKAFISLREGFTPSDELKADISKFVKEGLSAHASPREIEFKDKLPKTRSGKIMRRVLKAWELNLPTGDLSTIED from the coding sequence ATGTCGGCATTCCAATGGGAAGGTGATGTAATCGTGACGTTTCAATCAGATGAGAAATTAGAAGTTACAGCTACCGTATCTAACATGCAATCGTATGAAGATGCTGTAGAAAGCTTTAAGTGGGCAGATGTAGAGAACCAATTCTCATGGGCCACAACAGGTAAGGTTAACATGGCTTACGAAGCGATTGATCGCCATGTAGTCGATGGTCGCGGTGACAAAATCGCGTTACACTACAGTGATAACTCGCGAGAAGAAAGCTATACCTTCGCGGAACTGTCGAGGCAATCCAACAAATTCGCCAATATTTTGCGCGGATTAGGTGTGAATAAAGGCGATCGTGTTTTTATTTTTATGCCTCGTACTCCTGAATTGTATTTCGCTTTATTCGGAGCGCTCAAAGTAGGAGCAGTAGTTGGACCTTTATTTGAGGCATTCATGGAAACGGCCGTAAGGGATCGCTTGCTGGATAGTGGAGCAGTTGCTATCGTCACGACACCATCCTTACTCCCGCGTGTACCACGAGCTGAATTGCCGGATCTGAAGCAAGTCATCGTTTACGGTGATAACATAGAAGCCGGTAATGGAATTGTTGACTATCGTTCCGCAATGGTGGACGCTTCTGAGGAAGCAGAACTCACTTTCCTTGACCGGGAAGACGGCCTTATTCTTCATTATACCTCTGGTTCAACTGGAAAGCCTAAGGGAGTATTCCACGTTCAGAATGCTATGCTTCAGCACTATCACACTGGAAGAGTCGTTCTTGACCTAAGGGAAGACGATATTTACTGGTGTACGGCTGATCCGGGCTGGGTAACGGGAACTTCATATGGTATTTTCGCACCATGGCTGAATGGCGTTACTAATGTTGTTCGCGGCGGAAGGTTCAGCCCACAGGATTGGTATTCAACGATACAGAAATATAAAGTAACGGTGTGGTATAGCGCACCAACAGCTTTCCGCATGTTAATGGGAGCAGGAGACGATGTTGTTAAATCGTTCGATCTGTCCAGCCTACGACACGTACTAAGCGTTGGAGAGCCGCTTAACCCTGAGGTTGTTCGTTGGGGTAATAAAATATACGGACAACGCATCCATGATACATGGTGGATGACAGAAACAGGTGGTCAGCTCATCTGTAACTATCCAAGCATGGAAATCAAACCTGGCTCTATGGGACGTCCTATACCTGGCGTTCAAGCGGCAATCATAGACGATCAAGGCAACGAGCTTCCGCCGTTCCGGATGGGTAATCTGGCGATTAAGACTCCGTGGCCATCTATGATGCGCACGATATGGAACAACCCAACTAAGTATGCTGAGTACTTCCACATCCCAGGATGGTATGTATCTGGAGACTCCGCTTATCAGGATGAAGAAGGTTATTTCTGGTTCCAAGGACGTATCGATGATGTTATTAATACGTCTGGTGAGCGTGTAGGTCCCTTCGAGGTAGAAAGCAAGCTCGTTGAGCATCCTGCTGTAGCAGAGGCGGGTGTCATTGGTAAACCTGATCCTCTACGTGGTGAAATAATTAAAGCATTCATTTCTCTCCGTGAAGGCTTCACGCCTTCTGATGAGCTAAAAGCGGATATTTCCAAGTTTGTGAAGGAAGGGCTGTCTGCCCATGCCTCTCCGCGCGAAATCGAATTCAAAGACAAGCTTCCAAAAACCCGTAGCGGTAAAATTATGCGTAGGGTGCTTAAAGCCTGGGAGCTAAACTTGCCAACAGGTGACTTGTCCACGATTGAAGATTAG
- a CDS encoding GNAT family N-acetyltransferase encodes MEHIKSYVRNPIERHGRSIIVEGPVSPEVLKSLTLHPKLDAFRRPKDQHEALVEIAGLPEGRIIIAREENEIVGYVTFHYPDEMERWSEGGMEDLVELGAIEVADEYRNFGLGKALIFTSFENGQLDNMIVFTTEYYWHWDLESSGLNVWEYREMMERLMKSVGMVWFATDDPEICAHPANCLMVTIGKDVPLSSVEQFDRVRFRQRFMY; translated from the coding sequence ATGGAGCATATCAAGTCTTATGTCCGCAATCCGATAGAACGACACGGTCGGTCTATTATTGTTGAAGGCCCCGTAAGTCCTGAGGTATTAAAAAGCCTAACTCTGCATCCGAAGCTGGATGCATTTCGGAGACCGAAAGACCAGCATGAAGCATTGGTTGAGATTGCAGGGCTGCCAGAAGGCAGAATAATTATTGCTAGAGAAGAAAATGAGATCGTCGGCTACGTAACCTTCCACTATCCAGATGAGATGGAACGCTGGTCTGAGGGTGGCATGGAAGACCTAGTAGAGCTTGGAGCCATAGAAGTTGCGGATGAATACCGTAATTTCGGGCTAGGGAAAGCGCTTATTTTTACTTCATTTGAAAATGGGCAATTGGATAATATGATCGTATTTACGACGGAATATTATTGGCATTGGGATTTGGAATCTAGCGGATTAAATGTATGGGAATATCGTGAGATGATGGAACGTCTTATGAAATCAGTCGGCATGGTATGGTTCGCGACTGACGATCCAGAAATCTGTGCCCATCCTGCCAATTGCCTAATGGTAACTATCGGAAAAGACGTACCCCTCTCATCCGTAGAACAATTTGATAGGGTTAGATTTCGGCAACGCTTCATGTACTAG
- a CDS encoding acetoin utilization protein AcuC, with protein sequence MKGRRPSLSSRTIWINNAASGRYLFSDDHPFHPVRLELTEDLLRKCGALDNVQMTAPFSQEEAERAIRNIHRKDYMDTVNALSTHNPSPHIISLAEQYGLEADGDTPYFPGMNDAATAITAGSLAAADAVMSGRADRALHLGGGLHHAFPHRSSGFCVYNDAATAISYLRQQYNARVLYIDTDVHHGDGVQWFFYTDPEVFTLSIHETGKFLFPGSGFVHERGDSSGYGACLNLSMEPYTEDASWLDCFTQAVESVALSFRPDIIVSQHGCDAHAFDPLAHIQCSMQIYREMPRIIHELADRHTQGKWVALGGGGYDHWRVVPRAWGMLWLEMSQHPLLSSIDSNPQGGLLPENWPLIQTNLKSEFPLPTTWLDDVASWEPMPRRAEITAKNKQMLEVALQHVR encoded by the coding sequence ATGAAAGGCAGGCGACCTTCTCTGTCCTCCAGAACGATTTGGATCAATAATGCAGCTTCCGGGCGTTATCTTTTTTCCGATGATCATCCCTTTCATCCCGTACGCCTGGAATTGACGGAAGATCTTCTACGTAAATGTGGAGCGCTGGATAATGTTCAAATGACAGCACCCTTCTCGCAGGAAGAAGCCGAGAGAGCCATCCGGAATATTCATCGGAAGGATTATATGGATACCGTTAACGCTCTAAGCACTCATAACCCTAGCCCGCATATCATTAGCCTTGCAGAGCAGTATGGCCTTGAAGCTGATGGGGACACGCCATACTTCCCTGGGATGAATGACGCGGCTACAGCCATCACTGCGGGCTCGCTAGCGGCAGCTGACGCCGTCATGTCGGGGCGTGCGGATCGCGCCTTACATTTGGGTGGCGGGCTCCATCATGCGTTCCCGCACCGCTCTTCGGGGTTCTGCGTGTATAACGATGCTGCTACAGCTATTTCCTATCTGCGTCAGCAATATAATGCACGGGTATTATACATCGACACAGACGTTCATCACGGAGATGGCGTTCAGTGGTTTTTCTACACGGATCCAGAGGTATTCACGCTCTCCATACATGAGACAGGCAAATTCCTTTTCCCTGGAAGCGGTTTCGTCCATGAGAGAGGCGACTCGTCAGGATACGGCGCTTGTCTTAACCTGTCGATGGAGCCCTATACCGAGGATGCCTCATGGCTTGATTGTTTTACACAGGCTGTGGAAAGCGTTGCCCTTTCCTTCCGACCTGACATTATCGTCAGCCAGCATGGCTGTGACGCTCATGCTTTCGATCCACTTGCTCACATTCAATGCAGCATGCAAATCTATCGCGAAATGCCGAGAATCATTCACGAGCTCGCAGATCGCCATACACAGGGCAAATGGGTAGCACTTGGCGGAGGAGGCTATGACCATTGGCGGGTCGTACCAAGAGCCTGGGGCATGCTATGGCTTGAAATGAGTCAGCACCCCCTGCTCTCTTCTATTGACTCGAACCCCCAAGGGGGGCTCCTCCCAGAGAACTGGCCTCTTATCCAAACAAATCTTAAATCAGAGTTTCCATTACCTACCACATGGCTGGACGATGTCGCCTCTTGGGAACCGATGCCAAGAAGAGCAGAGATAACCGCTAAAAATAAACAAATGCTTGAAGTAGCTCTGCAGCACGTTAGATGA
- a CDS encoding 5'-methylthioadenosine/adenosylhomocysteine nucleosidase translates to MAFGTIGIIGAMQEEIKLLLAKLDNKASEQHAGITYYRGEFEGRKVVITRSGVGKVNAAVCTQVLIDRFGADAVIFTGVAGAVDPTLNIGDIVISSSSLQHDVDATPLGFPRGTIPYQDVSEYPADSRLIQLAEEAGQRVFPGRCITGKVLSGDQFIADRAIVKGLYEELGGACTEMEGASVAQVCFMNDIPHVIIRSMSDKADGSADVNFAEFTIEAANRSFAIVDEMIKGL, encoded by the coding sequence ATGGCATTTGGAACTATTGGCATTATCGGAGCAATGCAAGAGGAAATAAAATTGCTGCTTGCTAAATTGGATAATAAAGCGAGTGAGCAGCATGCAGGCATTACTTATTATCGTGGTGAGTTTGAGGGCAGGAAGGTCGTCATAACTCGTTCTGGTGTAGGTAAAGTAAATGCAGCGGTTTGCACTCAGGTTCTAATCGATCGTTTCGGTGCGGATGCTGTCATTTTTACCGGAGTTGCGGGAGCAGTCGATCCAACGCTTAATATCGGCGATATTGTCATTTCTTCAAGCAGCCTGCAGCATGATGTGGACGCTACACCGCTTGGTTTCCCGCGAGGTACGATTCCCTATCAGGATGTTTCGGAATATCCGGCTGATAGTAGACTTATTCAATTGGCTGAGGAAGCGGGCCAGAGGGTATTTCCGGGTCGATGTATAACAGGTAAGGTATTGTCAGGAGATCAGTTTATTGCTGACCGTGCTATAGTAAAGGGATTATATGAGGAGCTAGGCGGCGCTTGTACGGAAATGGAAGGGGCGTCGGTTGCACAAGTATGCTTCATGAACGACATTCCGCACGTTATTATCCGTTCTATGTCTGATAAAGCCGATGGATCAGCAGATGTTAATTTTGCTGAGTTCACTATTGAAGCTGCTAATCGATCTTTTGCGATTGTTGATGAGATGATAAAAGGGTTGTAA
- the ccpA gene encoding catabolite control protein A encodes MTVTIYDVAREAGVSMATVSRVVNNNPNVKPQTRKKVFEAIERLGYRPNAVARGLASKKTTTVGVVIPDIANAIFAEVARGIEDIANMYHYNIILCNADKRKDKEIRVINTLLEKQVDGLLFMGGAVTEEHVQAFKTSNVPIVLCATTDEKSTIPSVDIDHEAAAFDAVNRLIQEGHTSIAMISGTLQDPANGYARYQGYKRAIEEAGLPYREEFVRVGNYKYESGIDAMQYFLDLNERPTAIFSATDEMAIGAIHCIQDAGLNVPEDVSVISVDNSRISSMVRPLLTTVAQPMYDIGAVSMRLLTKLMKKETVENAKVTLPHELITRRSVTGPKGK; translated from the coding sequence GTGACGGTAACCATTTACGACGTGGCACGCGAAGCAGGGGTTTCAATGGCGACAGTATCTCGTGTCGTCAATAACAATCCGAATGTCAAGCCGCAAACTCGCAAGAAAGTATTCGAGGCTATTGAACGTCTCGGCTATCGACCAAATGCGGTAGCACGTGGTCTAGCCAGTAAGAAAACAACAACGGTCGGTGTTGTTATCCCTGATATTGCTAATGCTATATTTGCAGAAGTAGCCAGGGGAATCGAAGATATTGCTAATATGTATCATTACAATATTATTCTTTGTAATGCGGATAAACGCAAAGACAAAGAGATTCGAGTAATAAACACGCTATTGGAGAAACAAGTCGATGGCTTGCTATTCATGGGCGGTGCAGTGACCGAAGAGCATGTTCAAGCATTCAAGACTTCTAACGTTCCAATCGTGCTTTGTGCGACGACTGATGAGAAGTCTACAATTCCATCCGTGGACATTGATCATGAAGCTGCTGCTTTTGATGCGGTTAACCGACTGATTCAAGAGGGTCATACCTCGATTGCTATGATTAGCGGTACTTTGCAGGATCCAGCGAACGGCTATGCACGTTATCAAGGCTATAAGCGCGCAATTGAAGAAGCGGGTCTACCCTATCGGGAAGAGTTTGTCCGCGTTGGAAATTACAAGTATGAATCGGGTATCGATGCCATGCAGTATTTCCTTGATTTGAATGAGCGTCCAACGGCAATATTCTCGGCAACGGACGAAATGGCAATTGGAGCTATTCATTGCATCCAGGATGCTGGATTAAACGTCCCAGAGGATGTTTCCGTTATTAGTGTAGATAACAGTCGCATTTCCTCTATGGTACGTCCTCTTCTAACAACGGTTGCGCAGCCGATGTACGATATTGGTGCGGTATCCATGAGACTTCTTACGAAGCTGATGAAGAAGGAAACGGTAGAAAATGCTAAGGTAACATTGCCGCACGAATTAATCACTCGTCGTTCTGTTACAGGTCCTAAAGGCAAATAA
- the ytxJ gene encoding bacillithiol system redox-active protein YtxJ, with the protein MTNIQQLTTIEQWDNALKGTSDKPLLVFKHSTSCSVSAGAHEEFMHYIKDAQTAPVEFAIVHVIEDRPVSNAIAEQLGIKHASPQAILVKDGQPVWDTSHWHITYAFLSDKLGSPTNNS; encoded by the coding sequence ATGACAAATATCCAACAATTAACTACAATAGAGCAGTGGGATAATGCGCTTAAGGGAACTTCAGATAAGCCTTTATTGGTTTTCAAGCACAGTACTAGCTGCTCCGTTAGCGCAGGCGCGCATGAAGAATTTATGCATTATATTAAAGATGCACAGACAGCTCCGGTCGAATTTGCAATTGTGCATGTGATTGAAGATCGTCCTGTTAGTAATGCAATAGCCGAGCAATTGGGAATCAAGCATGCTTCCCCACAAGCCATTCTAGTTAAGGATGGACAGCCGGTTTGGGATACTTCCCATTGGCATATTACTTATGCTTTCTTATCCGATAAGCTGGGTTCTCCTACGAATAATTCGTAA
- a CDS encoding TraR/DksA C4-type zinc finger protein: protein MLKRCSCGGDMSLMLRTVIFAKKVNINNVPVYNCSFCGRNDVFPGVKEDVGKLVGKLGNQPAPGSIPFDQVHEWAGVLSKASNLSDPLQASVITRTAEERVNQLLDLLLIATSLQDEEWKKELHSRLSQLSGHNVS from the coding sequence GTGCTTAAACGCTGCTCTTGCGGAGGAGATATGAGTCTCATGCTTCGCACTGTTATTTTCGCCAAAAAAGTGAATATCAACAATGTTCCGGTATATAATTGTTCCTTCTGCGGTCGTAATGATGTGTTCCCTGGCGTTAAAGAGGACGTTGGAAAATTGGTCGGGAAATTGGGAAACCAGCCAGCACCGGGCAGTATCCCCTTCGATCAGGTGCATGAATGGGCAGGAGTACTGTCCAAGGCATCCAATCTTTCAGATCCATTGCAGGCTTCTGTTATCACTAGAACAGCGGAGGAAAGAGTTAATCAGCTGTTAGATCTGTTGTTGATTGCTACGTCGCTGCAGGATGAGGAATGGAAGAAGGAGCTACATAGTAGATTATCTCAACTGAGCGGGCATAATGTGTCATAG
- a CDS encoding VanZ family protein yields the protein MKNWRYIPALICMIAIFISSSRSGEQLDSYLPWVQKWLPGLSDFNPMHYVAYFILGLTVAFALGRRAGTWLGVLLNIAFCVLYGLSDEWHQSFVPKRSPDPLDLLHDGMGAAAASLLVFLIFSLVNRKKSKNYREG from the coding sequence ATGAAAAATTGGAGATACATCCCTGCTTTAATATGTATGATAGCTATATTCATTAGCTCATCACGGAGCGGCGAGCAATTGGACAGCTATTTACCATGGGTGCAGAAATGGTTGCCAGGTTTAAGCGATTTTAACCCGATGCACTATGTGGCCTATTTTATTCTCGGATTAACGGTTGCCTTTGCACTCGGAAGACGGGCTGGAACTTGGCTGGGAGTGTTGTTAAATATTGCTTTCTGTGTGCTTTATGGCTTGTCTGATGAGTGGCATCAATCCTTTGTACCGAAGAGAAGTCCCGATCCGCTTGATTTGCTGCATGATGGAATGGGGGCTGCTGCGGCAAGCCTGCTTGTGTTCCTTATCTTTTCTCTAGTAAATAGGAAAAAATCCAAAAATTACAGAGAGGGATAA
- a CDS encoding type 1 glutamine amidotransferase domain-containing protein translates to MAASKSVVCLLDDEFEDLELWYPVYRLREEGAEVLYAGPEKGRKHIGKYGVPAVADISYDDLDVNRFDGLLVPGGWAPDKIRRDPRVLDFVRSMNDANKPIGQICHAGWVLISAKILEGRTVTSTPGIRDDMENAGSVWLDEAVVIDRNIVSARRPPDLPPYAKAFCDLVFNR, encoded by the coding sequence ATGGCAGCAAGCAAAAGCGTAGTATGTTTGCTAGATGATGAATTTGAAGATTTAGAGCTATGGTACCCTGTATATCGCTTACGTGAAGAAGGTGCCGAAGTTCTATATGCCGGCCCAGAAAAGGGGCGCAAGCATATCGGCAAATATGGCGTTCCTGCTGTGGCCGATATTTCTTATGACGATCTAGATGTAAATCGGTTCGATGGTCTGCTAGTACCTGGCGGTTGGGCACCGGACAAAATACGCCGCGATCCCCGTGTTCTTGATTTTGTGCGCAGTATGAACGATGCTAATAAGCCGATCGGGCAAATTTGCCATGCCGGCTGGGTGCTCATCTCTGCCAAAATTCTAGAAGGAAGAACCGTTACTTCCACACCAGGTATTAGAGATGATATGGAAAACGCTGGTTCCGTTTGGCTTGATGAAGCGGTTGTCATTGATCGCAACATTGTATCCGCACGCAGACCGCCAGATCTTCCACCTTATGCTAAAGCGTTCTGCGATTTAGTGTTCAATCGCTAG
- the ptsP gene encoding phosphoenolpyruvate--protein phosphotransferase, whose amino-acid sequence MIQALGASQGIAIGKAFVLPHWEWELPDQKIDVADLAKEFDRLYEGIRRSKTEINQMRTELDEVVGSEEASIFDAHLAILEDPVFMYEIQGIIQRQYKVAEVAVKEAIDHFVTMFDLLDDEYMKERALDIKDVGNRLLKHLLGAPDISLPEDTQPFVLVVRELSPSQLVHLKPDLVLGIVTMVGSPTSHSAIMARAFGIPMVMGLEGKLEQIIGTGDLLIIDGGTGVLQVDPSSETVARYTDLRRRQISQREQLLSIAELPAVTKDGVSLTLAANISSLKELEAALSNGAQGVGLFRTEFLYMDRNQFPSEQEQFEVYRAVVEKIKGETLIIRTLDIGGDKQLDYYELPEEENPFLGFRAIRFSLDRKDLFKTQLRAILRASHFGDVQIMYPLIASVDEVREANTVLAEAERELTEEGIPHQANIKVGIMIEVPAAVAIADMLAEEVSFFSIGTNDLIQFTLAVDRMNEQISHLYEPYHPAILRMLRTVANAAHKNGIPVNICGEIAGDVNALPIWLGLGIEELSLSAQAILPVKESMLRTKASESRQLLEEMFRCKTAAEVRALASQFHMEAAMALGNIKPLI is encoded by the coding sequence ATGATACAAGCATTAGGTGCCTCGCAGGGGATAGCCATTGGTAAAGCATTCGTACTACCGCATTGGGAGTGGGAGCTACCGGATCAAAAAATTGACGTTGCAGATTTAGCGAAGGAATTCGATCGACTGTATGAAGGGATTCGTCGTTCTAAAACGGAGATCAACCAGATGAGAACGGAGCTAGACGAGGTTGTCGGCTCCGAGGAGGCTAGTATTTTCGATGCACATCTGGCCATTCTTGAGGATCCTGTGTTCATGTACGAAATTCAAGGGATCATTCAAAGGCAATATAAAGTCGCCGAAGTAGCCGTTAAAGAAGCGATTGATCATTTTGTAACGATGTTTGATCTTCTGGATGATGAGTATATGAAAGAGCGTGCGCTTGATATTAAAGATGTAGGTAATCGTCTTCTTAAGCATTTGCTAGGAGCACCTGATATTTCATTGCCCGAGGATACACAGCCCTTCGTTCTTGTCGTACGTGAGCTGTCACCCTCGCAGCTTGTCCATTTGAAGCCGGATTTGGTGCTTGGAATAGTTACGATGGTTGGGAGTCCAACGTCCCATTCTGCCATTATGGCTAGAGCGTTTGGGATTCCAATGGTTATGGGACTAGAAGGAAAGCTCGAGCAAATCATTGGAACAGGAGACCTGCTTATTATTGATGGCGGGACTGGTGTTCTACAGGTCGATCCGAGCTCGGAAACTGTAGCTCGCTATACAGACTTACGCAGACGCCAAATATCCCAAAGGGAGCAGCTGCTGTCGATAGCGGAATTACCTGCGGTTACGAAGGATGGAGTGTCATTGACACTTGCGGCTAATATTAGCTCATTGAAGGAGCTAGAGGCGGCGCTCAGCAATGGAGCCCAAGGCGTGGGGCTATTCCGTACTGAATTTCTGTATATGGATCGTAACCAGTTTCCTTCAGAGCAAGAGCAATTCGAGGTTTACCGTGCAGTTGTGGAGAAGATTAAGGGCGAGACTTTAATTATACGTACTCTCGATATTGGGGGAGACAAACAGCTTGATTATTATGAGCTGCCAGAAGAAGAAAATCCTTTTCTCGGCTTCAGAGCCATTCGCTTTAGTCTGGACCGTAAGGATTTATTCAAGACGCAGCTTCGTGCCATTCTCCGAGCCTCTCATTTCGGTGATGTGCAAATCATGTATCCGCTCATCGCTTCCGTTGACGAGGTTCGAGAAGCGAATACCGTATTAGCCGAGGCTGAGCGTGAGCTGACTGAGGAGGGCATACCTCATCAAGCTAATATTAAAGTGGGCATAATGATTGAGGTTCCTGCTGCGGTTGCCATCGCAGATATGCTTGCGGAGGAAGTATCATTTTTCAGTATCGGTACGAATGATTTGATTCAATTCACTTTAGCGGTTGATCGGATGAACGAGCAAATTAGCCATTTGTATGAGCCATACCATCCCGCTATATTGCGTATGCTGCGCACAGTGGCTAATGCGGCACATAAGAACGGAATTCCTGTTAATATATGTGGTGAGATCGCAGGGGATGTAAACGCACTGCCGATCTGGCTAGGACTTGGTATTGAAGAATTAAGCTTGTCTGCGCAGGCGATACTTCCGGTCAAAGAGAGTATGCTTCGTACAAAGGCTTCAGAGAGCCGCCAGCTACTAGAAGAAATGTTCCGATGCAAAACTGCGGCTGAAGTTCGAGCGTTAGCTAGTCAGTTTCATATGGAAGCGGCTATGGCATTGGGGAATATCAAACCTTTAATTTAA